The Methanosphaera sp. BMS genome contains a region encoding:
- a CDS encoding pyridoxal phosphate-dependent aminotransferase — protein sequence MDYQADRVKNINLSQVRKMFEMASPTAINLALGEPDFDTPPHIIDALKDALDNNYTHYSQNKGEPVLRESIAKKLKKDNNINVDGDDVIVTVGASEALYSSIQALINPKDDVLIQDPAFLSYRECITLAGANAIPVKSTYENEFKTKVEDIEEAITPNTKAMIINSPSNPTGAVLEKEDVKSISDFATDNDIIIFSDEIYEKIIYGRNHYSFQSYCDNTVTINGFSKAYAMTGLRIGYCTSRPEIMEEILKVHQYNIACVDTATQIAANVALTSSQKCVSDMTAEFRKRRDLVVNSLNDMGLDCHMPDGAFYVFFHHDNPEEFVEKAVGEDVIMVPGRAFGSQGEKFIRISYAQSYENLKLAMERLEKIV from the coding sequence ATGGATTATCAAGCAGACAGAGTAAAAAATATTAATCTTTCACAGGTACGTAAAATGTTTGAAATGGCAAGTCCCACGGCAATAAATCTGGCTCTTGGAGAGCCTGACTTTGATACGCCACCGCATATCATAGATGCTCTTAAGGATGCCCTGGACAATAATTACACCCATTACTCCCAGAATAAGGGAGAACCTGTTTTACGTGAATCAATCGCCAAGAAACTAAAAAAGGACAACAACATAAATGTTGACGGTGATGACGTTATAGTAACAGTTGGAGCAAGCGAAGCATTATATTCAAGCATCCAGGCATTGATTAATCCAAAAGATGATGTTTTAATACAGGATCCGGCATTCTTATCATACAGGGAGTGCATCACACTGGCCGGTGCCAATGCAATACCAGTCAAGTCAACATACGAGAATGAGTTTAAGACAAAGGTTGAGGATATAGAGGAGGCCATTACACCCAACACAAAGGCCATGATAATCAATTCCCCTTCAAATCCTACCGGGGCAGTTCTTGAAAAGGAGGATGTTAAATCAATAAGTGACTTTGCAACGGATAATGATATCATTATCTTCTCTGATGAGATATATGAAAAGATTATCTATGGCAGGAATCATTACAGCTTCCAATCATACTGTGACAATACTGTCACAATCAATGGTTTCAGTAAGGCTTATGCCATGACCGGTCTTCGTATCGGCTACTGTACATCACGGCCTGAAATAATGGAGGAGATTCTTAAGGTTCATCAGTATAACATTGCATGTGTTGATACGGCAACACAGATTGCCGCCAATGTAGCTCTTACATCCAGCCAGAAATGTGTAAGTGATATGACGGCTGAGTTTAGAAAAAGAAGGGATTTGGTTGTTAATTCATTGAATGATATGGGCCTTGACTGTCATATGCCTGATGGGGCTTTCTACGTATTCTTCCACCATGACAATCCTGAGGAGTTTGTAGAGAAGGCCGTCGGTGAAGATGTTATCATGGTCCCGGGTAGGGCTTTCGGTTCACAGGGTGAGAAATTCATAAGAATATCCTATGCTCAAAGTTATGAAAACCTCAAATTGGCTATGGAAAGATTGGAGAAAATTGTATAA
- a CDS encoding DHH family phosphoesterase: MKNDKNTYHRPNNTKPIVYVLNPSCQIEDLEIGSSYEGVITRVEKYGFFVSLSKSVYGLLRTRNPKEKVGDKIVVRVAEIKPHKGKMDVDLTYSKTRYGDNYETVKVRRNVKRTPIGDLSENNIGRNVAIQGEIIQIQQTSGPTIFTIRDESDVTWVAAFNEPGVRMYPELEVDDLVEVLGEVSLHSGKIQIESELIEKLDSDEEEKLRNIIAEAIDKKAQPEHVEFLVESEILDKLRPKMELAAKTIRKAIFDGRSILVRHHWDADGICAGLAVEHAVLPLLREESNDADAEWHFFKRSPSKAPFYELEDVVKDLSFALEDQERHGQKLPLLVLLDNGSTEEDAAALSHSKVFGIESIVVDHHYPGEVEDGRALIDDYVDVHVNPYLVDGDSQLTAGALAVELAIMINPEVREKIKHMPAIAAIGDHAECHEVDQYLEIAAKEGYDRDDLDKVATCVDFESYFLRFMNGRGIMNVLFGLEDKERQNNLLDVLMKESDKRVETQLKAAMPNVETINFDNGIQLNRLDVEKYAHKFTYPAPGKTTGYVHDKIVQEKGEDQPIMTLANGPDFAVIRATEVIKNDFEFNLNNVIAKIQEEIPQAGADGGGHEVAGSLKFVEGLQEEVLAMFIEEVKNLKR, translated from the coding sequence ATGAAAAATGATAAAAATACATATCACAGGCCAAACAATACAAAGCCAATAGTATATGTATTAAATCCTTCATGTCAAATAGAAGACCTTGAAATAGGAAGCAGTTATGAAGGAGTTATTACCAGAGTAGAAAAATATGGATTCTTTGTAAGCTTAAGCAAGAGTGTATATGGACTACTGAGAACAAGAAATCCTAAAGAAAAAGTAGGAGACAAAATCGTCGTAAGAGTAGCTGAAATCAAACCACACAAAGGCAAGATGGATGTAGACCTAACATACTCCAAGACAAGATACGGTGATAACTATGAAACAGTAAAAGTAAGACGCAACGTTAAACGTACACCAATCGGTGACTTATCAGAAAACAACATAGGACGTAACGTTGCCATTCAAGGTGAAATAATACAGATTCAACAGACCAGCGGACCTACAATATTTACCATACGTGACGAAAGTGACGTGACATGGGTAGCCGCATTCAATGAACCGGGTGTTAGAATGTATCCGGAACTGGAAGTGGACGATCTTGTAGAGGTACTGGGAGAAGTATCATTACACAGCGGTAAGATACAGATTGAATCAGAATTAATCGAAAAACTTGACAGTGATGAAGAAGAAAAACTAAGAAACATCATAGCAGAGGCAATCGATAAAAAAGCTCAACCGGAACATGTTGAATTTTTAGTTGAAAGTGAAATCCTTGATAAGCTAAGACCTAAAATGGAACTGGCAGCAAAAACAATTAGAAAAGCAATATTTGACGGTCGTTCAATACTTGTCAGACACCACTGGGATGCAGATGGAATATGTGCAGGACTGGCCGTAGAACACGCAGTACTACCACTGTTACGTGAAGAAAGCAACGACGCTGACGCCGAATGGCACTTCTTTAAACGTTCACCAAGTAAGGCACCATTCTATGAATTGGAAGATGTGGTAAAAGACCTGTCATTTGCACTTGAAGACCAGGAAAGACACGGACAAAAACTGCCACTATTAGTACTACTGGATAACGGTTCAACCGAAGAGGATGCAGCAGCACTGAGTCATTCCAAGGTATTTGGAATAGAATCCATCGTAGTGGACCATCACTACCCTGGAGAGGTAGAAGACGGACGAGCACTAATCGATGACTACGTGGACGTACACGTAAATCCATACCTCGTAGATGGAGACAGCCAACTGACAGCAGGGGCACTGGCCGTAGAGTTAGCCATAATGATAAACCCTGAAGTACGTGAAAAAATCAAACACATGCCCGCAATAGCAGCAATAGGAGATCATGCAGAATGTCATGAAGTAGACCAATACCTTGAAATTGCAGCTAAGGAAGGCTATGACCGTGATGATTTGGATAAAGTGGCAACATGTGTAGACTTCGAGTCATACTTCCTAAGATTCATGAACGGAAGAGGAATAATGAACGTATTATTCGGACTTGAAGATAAAGAACGTCAAAACAACCTATTGGATGTACTTATGAAAGAATCCGATAAACGGGTTGAAACACAGCTTAAAGCTGCAATGCCAAACGTTGAAACAATCAACTTTGACAATGGTATCCAGCTAAACCGTCTTGATGTTGAAAAATACGCACATAAATTCACATATCCTGCACCTGGTAAAACAACAGGTTACGTACACGACAAGATTGTACAAGAAAAAGGTGAAGACCAGCCAATAATGACACTGGCAAACGGACCTGACTTTGCAGTAATAAGGGCAACAGAGGTTATCAAGAATGACTTCGAGTTTAACCTAAACAATGTGATTGCAAAGATTCAGGAAGAGATTCCACAAGCCGGTGCTGACGGTGGAGGTCATGAAGTTGCAGGTTCCCTGAAATTCGTTGAAGGATTACAGGAAGAAGTACTTGCAATGTTTATAGAAGAGGTTAAAAACCTTAAAAGATAG
- the nth gene encoding endonuclease III, which produces MVDDKQVGDFTEDEMKYIEDELNEIFTRRTFEESTPYEVLVRTILSQRTRDENTDKATESLFSVYPTMEEVADAPVDEIAELVRQAGFYNVKAARIKEVSNILLDEYGGVVPDTVEELIKLPGVGRKTANCVLVFGFQKDAIPVDVHVHRISNRLGLVHTKEPEETEEVLREILPQELWLPLNDLMVQFGQNICKPINPQHEECPFTDMCQTYLEGLE; this is translated from the coding sequence ATGGTAGATGATAAACAGGTTGGCGATTTTACAGAGGATGAAATGAAGTATATTGAAGATGAGTTGAATGAAATATTCACAAGACGTACATTTGAGGAATCAACACCATATGAGGTACTTGTAAGAACAATATTGTCCCAGCGAACACGGGATGAAAATACTGACAAGGCAACAGAAAGCCTGTTTAGCGTATATCCTACAATGGAGGAGGTTGCCGATGCACCAGTGGATGAAATTGCAGAGCTTGTAAGACAGGCAGGTTTCTACAATGTAAAGGCTGCACGTATAAAGGAGGTATCCAACATACTCCTTGATGAATATGGGGGGGTTGTACCAGATACTGTAGAAGAACTCATTAAACTTCCTGGTGTGGGACGAAAAACGGCTAACTGTGTACTGGTATTCGGCTTTCAGAAGGATGCAATACCGGTGGACGTGCATGTACACAGAATCTCAAACAGGTTGGGGCTGGTACATACAAAAGAGCCTGAAGAGACAGAGGAGGTCCTGCGTGAAATACTTCCACAGGAGTTATGGCTGCCATTAAATGACTTGATGGTACAGTTTGGACAAAATATATGCAAACCGATTAATCCACAGCACGAAGAATGTCCATTCACAGACATGTGTCAGACATATCTTGAAGGATTGGAATAA
- the aroA gene encoding 3-phosphoshikimate 1-carboxyvinyltransferase, whose translation MDLKVEKVDRISGCIKAPASKSYSHRAFIAAALAEGESVLRDPLYSEDTLATLEACEALGALFQRYPDKCIVQGTAGYIRTPENIVDVKNSGTSVRILSSIAAIAPRANYTIFTGDESLRKRPMQDLIDALENLGVTIVSSQSNGTPPIIVKGGFDGGETDIKGDVSSQFISSIIMAAPYSKKPVTLNVRGTFVSKPYVNMTLSVISKFGIEFEYDTTNVPEYSSYYIEPQKYECADYTIEGDYSSASYMIAAASILPSKITIRNLYSNSMQGDKLILDIVEKMGTKVTRDDSSVTIESDGCLKAFDVDLSDAPDLLPTVAVLMAAAAGTSKITGVEHARFKETDRVHNCAIELKNVGLDVEELRDGLIIKGTPKGGFVDSHMDHRMVMAFYVLGLKIGDVKIKDASCYDVSFPNFLEVMDEITK comes from the coding sequence ATGGATTTAAAAGTAGAAAAGGTAGATAGAATATCAGGTTGCATTAAGGCACCGGCATCAAAGAGTTATTCACACAGGGCATTCATAGCAGCGGCACTGGCGGAGGGCGAGTCAGTGTTAAGAGATCCACTCTACAGTGAGGATACGCTTGCTACGTTGGAGGCATGTGAGGCACTGGGGGCACTCTTTCAAAGATACCCTGATAAATGTATAGTTCAGGGAACGGCAGGCTACATCAGAACACCTGAAAATATTGTGGATGTTAAAAACAGCGGTACAAGTGTACGTATCCTAAGCAGTATAGCCGCTATTGCACCAAGGGCAAATTACACGATATTTACCGGGGATGAATCACTTAGAAAAAGGCCGATGCAGGACTTGATTGATGCCTTGGAAAACCTTGGCGTAACAATAGTATCCTCACAGAGCAACGGTACGCCACCAATCATTGTCAAGGGCGGCTTTGATGGCGGCGAGACTGATATCAAGGGGGATGTAAGCAGTCAATTCATCTCATCGATAATAATGGCAGCACCATATTCCAAGAAGCCAGTTACGCTCAATGTGCGTGGAACCTTCGTGTCAAAGCCATACGTGAACATGACATTATCGGTTATAAGTAAGTTCGGCATAGAATTTGAATATGATACGACCAACGTACCTGAGTACTCCTCATACTATATTGAACCTCAAAAATATGAATGTGCCGATTATACCATAGAGGGTGACTACTCATCAGCCTCATACATGATAGCAGCAGCAAGCATCCTGCCATCGAAGATTACTATCAGAAATCTTTACAGTAATTCAATGCAGGGCGATAAATTGATATTGGATATTGTCGAGAAGATGGGCACAAAAGTCACAAGGGACGATTCATCCGTTACAATAGAAAGTGATGGATGTTTAAAGGCATTTGACGTTGATTTATCTGATGCACCGGATCTTTTGCCAACTGTGGCGGTACTCATGGCAGCAGCCGCTGGTACGTCAAAGATTACCGGTGTGGAGCATGCACGTTTTAAGGAAACCGACCGTGTACACAACTGTGCGATTGAACTTAAAAACGTTGGATTGGATGTTGAGGAATTGCGTGACGGACTGATAATAAAAGGCACTCCGAAAGGTGGCTTTGTGGACAGCCACATGGATCACCGTATGGTGATGGCATTTTATGTACTTGGCCTTAAGATAGGTGATGTAAAAATCAAGGATGCATCATGCTATGACGTCTCATTTCCTAACTTCCTAGAGGTCATGGATGAAATAACAAAATAA
- a CDS encoding YfhO family protein, whose translation MDLIDTFYDNRDTVGYILFIASILFLLYLFVNPANDLVIHIDEHYTLGLIQLPFENAWKLLVSDVHPPLYYLILMAGCGVLNVLHIPYDVVFVTKMLSLLPLILILIVAVTKIRRDYNILTMGIFTFAITTMSSCMIEFLTVRMYGWAMLFLLMAFIYYAEILKDSNRKSWILFTVFTVLCAYTHYYLLFSLAVLYVLYPIYLYFNKDMDLKENLKKWALSIVAAFILYLPWFFTFINQTLVTKDTYTTMKSVTIGTQINYFTFFILKQTSKLTDVIIFKILIAVFFILLVYLLFIHLLDFKKDESFFIFSGFAVYVLSILIGVLILTYTFRPLDIRYILPAIVVFWFAIAVLLGKVNTKLLLIIMVLAIVMFGTVGILMTNDNFNAHNKEASQEKNVLSQINNANSVVIYNSSFHYDCYHYTLNNTKEYTLKKLNLPYEEKTCTYENNLTKILEDNPDKDVYVWRLVNNEKDKQVPDGIVAEKVVNRGKNWLVKLDFDNNEEEQVTE comes from the coding sequence TTGGATTTAATTGATACGTTCTACGATAATAGGGATACTGTTGGTTATATATTATTTATAGCAAGCATACTCTTTTTATTGTATTTGTTTGTTAATCCGGCCAATGATTTGGTAATTCACATTGATGAACACTATACTCTTGGTTTGATTCAGCTTCCATTCGAGAATGCATGGAAGTTACTTGTTAGTGATGTTCATCCACCATTGTACTATCTTATACTGATGGCCGGCTGTGGAGTTTTAAATGTTCTTCATATCCCGTATGATGTTGTCTTTGTAACCAAGATGCTGTCCTTACTTCCATTGATATTAATATTGATTGTTGCCGTTACAAAGATTAGGCGTGACTATAATATTCTCACAATGGGAATATTTACATTTGCCATTACTACCATGAGTTCCTGTATGATTGAGTTTCTGACTGTTCGTATGTATGGTTGGGCTATGCTGTTTCTGTTGATGGCATTTATCTATTATGCGGAGATATTGAAGGATTCAAATAGAAAATCATGGATTTTATTTACAGTATTTACTGTCTTGTGTGCATATACACATTATTACCTGTTGTTTTCACTTGCAGTATTATATGTGTTATATCCGATCTATCTTTACTTCAATAAGGATATGGACTTGAAGGAAAACTTGAAAAAATGGGCGTTATCCATTGTAGCAGCATTCATACTATATCTTCCATGGTTTTTCACATTCATTAATCAGACACTCGTGACTAAAGATACTTATACTACCATGAAGTCAGTTACCATCGGTACTCAGATTAACTACTTTACATTCTTTATCTTAAAGCAGACATCCAAATTGACCGATGTGATAATCTTTAAAATACTCATTGCAGTATTCTTCATATTACTAGTATATCTATTGTTTATTCACCTGTTGGATTTCAAGAAGGATGAAAGCTTCTTTATATTCAGTGGTTTTGCAGTTTATGTCCTTTCAATATTAATTGGGGTTTTAATATTGACTTATACATTCAGACCACTTGATATCAGGTACATTTTACCTGCCATTGTGGTATTCTGGTTTGCCATAGCGGTTCTGTTGGGTAAGGTTAATACGAAGCTTTTACTTATAATTATGGTTCTTGCCATTGTTATGTTTGGTACGGTCGGTATTCTTATGACAAATGACAATTTTAATGCACATAACAAGGAAGCAAGTCAGGAAAAGAATGTCCTTTCCCAGATAAATAATGCAAATAGCGTTGTGATATATAACAGTTCATTCCATTATGACTGTTATCATTATACGTTGAACAATACCAAGGAGTACACGTTGAAGAAGTTAAACCTCCCATATGAAGAGAAGACATGTACATACGAGAATAACCTGACGAAGATACTTGAGGACAATCCTGATAAGGATGTCTATGTATGGCGTTTGGTAAACAATGAGAAGGACAAACAAGTACCTGATGGCATTGTAGCTGAAAAAGTTGTTAATAGGGGTAAGAATTGGCTGGTAAAGTTGGATTTCGACAATAATGAGGAAGAGCAAGTAACAGAGTAA
- a CDS encoding N-acetyltransferase, which translates to MQKYRIEKLKPHHYLDDFDCEKKGLNKFLKEDALEQQENNFNVTYLAIYNDIILGYYSLLADYIHLKEVDFSLNKEFKNAPAIKIGRLARDIDFKGYGLGEELLDNIYNQILKCKNVFGIKYITVDSYVTARHFYNNNRFLYINNVNITKLKKAEKRNPNSTVVMYKDVKKI; encoded by the coding sequence ATGCAAAAATATAGAATAGAGAAATTAAAACCACACCATTATTTGGATGACTTTGACTGTGAAAAAAAGGGCTTGAATAAGTTTTTAAAAGAGGATGCACTGGAACAACAAGAAAACAATTTCAATGTAACATATCTTGCAATATATAATGACATTATCCTTGGATATTATAGTTTACTTGCCGATTATATCCACCTAAAAGAAGTTGATTTTTCATTAAATAAAGAATTTAAAAATGCTCCTGCCATAAAAATAGGAAGATTAGCCCGAGACATAGATTTCAAAGGATATGGACTTGGTGAGGAATTACTAGATAACATTTATAATCAAATATTAAAGTGTAAAAATGTATTTGGAATTAAATACATTACCGTGGATTCTTACGTTACAGCTCGTCATTTTTATAACAATAATCGTTTTTTATACATCAATAATGTAAATATAACCAAATTAAAGAAGGCAGAAAAAAGAAATCCAAACAGTACTGTGGTGATGTATAAAGATGTGAAGAAAATTTAA
- the galU gene encoding UTP--glucose-1-phosphate uridylyltransferase GalU: MKAVIPAAGFGTRFLPATKAQPKEMLPVYSKPTIQYVVEEAVNSGIDDILIITGKGKRTIEDHFDKSFELEYNLEQKGKTDYLKQVQDITNMADIHYIRQKKQKGLGDAVRCAKKHIGNEPFAVLLGDTFTYSDVPCTKQLMNVHDKYGGSVIAIEELPEYKIERYGIVDGTQLEENTYKVNNLVEKPKLEDAPSNLGITGRYILTADIFDKLDNTVEGVGGEIQLTDAINAQDDVYACTFEGKIYDIGNTLEWLKSSIDMALTHDDVKDDVIAYLKEQVNKY, encoded by the coding sequence ATGAAAGCGGTTATACCGGCAGCAGGATTTGGTACTAGATTTTTGCCTGCTACTAAGGCACAACCTAAAGAAATGTTACCAGTGTATAGTAAACCTACAATACAATATGTTGTAGAAGAGGCAGTTAACTCTGGAATAGATGACATACTTATAATCACAGGTAAGGGAAAACGTACAATAGAAGATCATTTTGACAAGTCATTCGAACTAGAATATAATCTTGAACAGAAAGGTAAAACAGACTACCTTAAACAAGTACAGGACATTACAAACATGGCAGATATCCATTATATCAGACAGAAAAAACAAAAAGGTCTGGGGGATGCTGTTAGATGTGCTAAAAAGCATATTGGAAATGAGCCATTTGCAGTACTTTTAGGGGATACATTTACCTACTCTGATGTTCCATGTACAAAACAATTGATGAATGTTCATGATAAATATGGTGGCTCTGTTATAGCAATAGAAGAACTGCCTGAATATAAAATCGAAAGATATGGTATAGTTGATGGAACACAATTAGAGGAAAATACCTACAAGGTAAATAATCTGGTTGAAAAGCCTAAACTGGAGGATGCACCATCCAATCTTGGAATAACGGGTCGTTACATATTAACTGCGGATATCTTTGACAAGTTGGATAATACTGTTGAGGGTGTTGGTGGAGAAATACAATTAACCGATGCAATAAATGCTCAGGATGATGTGTATGCATGTACATTTGAGGGTAAAATATATGACATAGGTAACACATTAGAGTGGCTTAAAAGCTCAATCGACATGGCTTTAACCCATGATGATGTAAAAGATGATGTCATAGCATACCTTAAGGAACAGGTAAACAAGTATTAA
- a CDS encoding phosphonoacetaldehyde reductase, whose amino-acid sequence MDWVYNVPIKFYEYGITDLKDTLTEYLSKDNVVLIASKRLIRDNDLTDVLSNVNDTFTLFDESMKSLDTHLICDYFKQIKQKPELIIAIGGGTSIDFAKAISALYEYTGNGNITVDEVVDIITSKKYLENTNYIPIIASSTTAGTGSDCTKWATIWDYDNTKKYSIDADYLYPTQSWLIPELTLTLPKSLTLSTALDALSHACEAYWSVSTNKIVQVLSRDAIRLIVEYLPKVLSDMNNLEYRKKVYMGSFFAGLAFSNTRTTACHSISYPLTLLYGIPHGYAVALTLAEVLKRNKDYIEDYDLFMDAWNADSIADIDCWINNVSKDIQTLKLSSFDVKEEEIAVIIKLTFTGGRMDNNPIVFNEDEVRDILSNVY is encoded by the coding sequence ATGGATTGGGTTTATAATGTTCCAATAAAATTCTATGAATATGGTATTACTGACTTAAAAGATACATTAACAGAATATTTATCAAAGGATAACGTGGTATTGATAGCCAGTAAAAGACTAATCAGGGATAATGATTTAACGGATGTTTTATCTAATGTTAATGATACATTCACACTCTTTGATGAGAGTATGAAAAGTCTTGATACCCATTTAATATGTGATTATTTCAAACAAATCAAACAAAAACCAGAACTTATTATAGCTATTGGTGGAGGAACATCCATTGACTTTGCAAAGGCAATATCTGCGTTATATGAATACACTGGCAATGGAAACATAACAGTTGATGAAGTAGTGGATATAATAACAAGTAAAAAATACTTGGAAAACACTAATTACATACCAATAATAGCATCCTCAACAACGGCAGGTACAGGTTCTGACTGTACCAAGTGGGCTACAATATGGGATTATGACAATACCAAAAAATATTCCATTGACGCTGATTACCTATATCCAACACAGTCCTGGTTAATACCCGAACTGACACTCACCCTTCCCAAAAGCTTAACATTATCCACGGCTCTTGATGCATTAAGCCATGCATGTGAAGCATACTGGTCTGTATCTACCAATAAAATAGTCCAGGTACTATCTCGTGATGCCATAAGATTAATCGTTGAATATTTACCGAAGGTATTATCTGATATGAATAACTTGGAATATCGTAAAAAGGTATATATGGGTTCATTCTTCGCTGGACTCGCATTCTCTAATACACGTACAACTGCATGTCACTCCATAAGCTATCCATTAACATTATTATATGGTATTCCTCATGGATATGCGGTAGCACTCACACTTGCAGAAGTATTAAAAAGAAATAAAGATTACATTGAAGATTATGATTTATTCATGGATGCATGGAATGCTGACTCAATAGCCGATATTGATTGTTGGATAAACAATGTGTCAAAGGATATTCAAACACTTAAGTTATCCTCCTTTGATGTTAAAGAAGAAGAAATTGCGGTTATAATAAAATTAACATTTACTGGTGGTAGAATGGACAACAATCCTATAGTATTTAACGAGGATGAAGTAAGGGACATATTAAGTAATGTATATTAA
- the aepY gene encoding phosphonopyruvate decarboxylase, with protein MINVKEFEEFLQESGVGFYTGVPDSQLKAFCDYLEDKYSIGEKHIIAANEGNAVALATGYHLSTGKYGLVYMQNSGLGNAVNPITSLTHPEVYDVPVVYVVGWRGEPGVKDEPQHVKQGAITTDLLEMLDVNCQILTKDTTMDDVRKYFEENFKEKLAQGDSIAYVVSKGAFESFKTTKSNDYTLSREDAIKIIVDNLTLDDMVVSTTGKASRELFEYREELNQGHSNDFLTVGSMGHSSSIALSIALNHKDRRILCFDGDGALLMHMGSMALVGANKPANYYHVLFNNEAHETVGGLPTVMGNVDVESIAISCGYNKVFHACSEESLTDVLAEFLSSTGPVLLIVDVSIGSRSNLGRPTTTPIENKQAFMKKLQEN; from the coding sequence ATGATTAATGTAAAAGAATTTGAAGAATTTCTACAGGAAAGTGGTGTGGGTTTCTATACGGGAGTACCGGATTCACAGTTAAAGGCATTCTGTGATTACCTTGAGGATAAATATTCCATTGGTGAAAAACATATAATCGCGGCAAATGAAGGAAATGCAGTAGCACTGGCAACAGGTTATCACTTATCAACAGGTAAATATGGGCTTGTATATATGCAAAACTCCGGTTTGGGAAACGCCGTTAATCCAATTACCTCTTTAACCCATCCGGAAGTATATGATGTACCGGTTGTTTATGTAGTAGGATGGCGTGGAGAGCCCGGAGTTAAAGACGAGCCACAACATGTAAAGCAGGGAGCTATCACAACTGATTTACTTGAAATGCTTGATGTAAACTGTCAAATTTTAACCAAGGATACAACAATGGATGATGTTAGAAAATACTTTGAAGAAAACTTTAAAGAAAAACTGGCACAGGGTGACAGCATAGCTTACGTGGTATCAAAAGGAGCATTTGAAAGCTTTAAAACCACCAAATCAAATGACTATACTTTATCAAGGGAAGATGCTATCAAGATAATAGTTGACAATTTAACACTTGATGATATGGTAGTATCAACTACGGGTAAGGCATCCCGTGAATTATTCGAATACAGGGAAGAATTAAACCAGGGACATTCAAATGATTTTCTAACTGTCGGATCTATGGGTCATTCATCAAGTATAGCCTTATCCATAGCATTAAATCATAAAGATAGACGAATATTATGTTTTGACGGTGATGGAGCACTGCTTATGCATATGGGTTCAATGGCATTAGTTGGAGCAAATAAACCTGCAAATTATTATCATGTACTGTTTAATAACGAGGCACATGAAACAGTGGGTGGACTTCCAACAGTAATGGGAAATGTTGATGTGGAAAGTATTGCAATCAGTTGCGGATATAACAAGGTATTCCATGCTTGCAGTGAAGAATCATTAACTGATGTTTTAGCTGAGTTCTTATCAAGTACAGGACCGGTACTGTTAATTGTTGATGTGAGTATAGGTTCAAGGTCTAATCTTGGAAGACCAACAACAACACCTATAGAAAACAAGCAAGCATTCATGAAGAAACTACAAGAAAACTAG